One Pyxicephalus adspersus chromosome 3, UCB_Pads_2.0, whole genome shotgun sequence genomic window carries:
- the LOC140326107 gene encoding prostaglandin reductase 1-like: MVVAKSWTMVKHFDGAPKPEDFKLVENELPALKDGELLLESVFLSVDPYMRPYSRRMMKEGDVMIGSQVARVTESKNREFPVGGYYVAQAGWRTHFISDGKGLQALPSGWPESLPKSLALGAVGMPGLTAYFGLLEICSPKERDVVLVNCAAGAVGSVVGQIAKIKGCKVVGSAGSDDKVAYLKEIGFDEAFNYKTVSSLDEALKKASPEGYDCYFENVGGKFADAALQQMKDFGRISVCGAISMYNDAVPPPGPYIQPYILFKQLRMEGFIVSRWKNRFEEGGKQLLQWVLEGKVKYHEHVTNGFENMPAGFMGMLKGENIGKAIIKV; encoded by the exons ATGGTTGTGGCAAAGTCATGGACAATGGTTAAGCATTTTGATGGTGCTCCAAAACCTGAAGACTTTAAACTGGTTGAAAATGAGCTGCCAGCACTTAAAGATGGAG aATTGTTGTTGGAATCTGTATTTTTGAGTGTGGACCCATATATGAG GCCATATAGTAGAAGAATGATGAAAGAAGGGGATGTTATGATTGGATCCCAGGTTGCCAG GGTAACAGAAAGTAAAAACCGTGAGTTCCCAGTAGGAGGATACTATGTTGCACAGGCTGGATGGAGAACACACTTTATATCTGATGGCAAAGGACTACAAGCTTTACCCTCCGGGTGGCCTGAATCTCTGCCTAAATCACTGGCGTTAGGAGCCGTAGGCATGCCTGG TTTGACAGCATACTTTGGCTTGTTGGAAATATGCAGTCCCAAGGAAAGAGACGTGGTTCTTGTGAACTGTGCTGCTGGTGCTGTAGGGTCTGTAGTGGGACAGATTGCAAAGATCAAA GGCTGTAAAGTAGTTGGATCTGCTGGCTCAGATGATAAAGTTGCATATCTAAAGGAAATTGGATTTGATGAAGCTTTCAACTACAAGACTGTGAGCTCCCTGGATGAAGCATTAAAGAAAGCATCTCCAGAGGGATACGATTGTTACTTTGAGAAT GTTGGAGGAAAGTTTGCAGATGCTGCCTTGCAGCAAATGAAGGATTTTGGAAGAATTTCAGTATGTGGTGCCATCTCCATGTACAATGATGCAGTGCCTCCTCCAG GACCTTACATACAGCCTTATATCTTGTTCAAACAACTCCGAATGGAAGGGTTCATTGTAAGTCGCTGGAAGAACAGATTTGAGGAAGGTGGAAAGCAGCTCCTGCAATGGGTTTTGGAG GGCAAAGTGAAATATCATGAACACGTCACCAATGGATTTGAGAACATGCCAGCAGGATTCATGGGAATGCTTAAGGGAGAGAACATTGGGAAAGCAATTATCAAAGTGTAG